A stretch of the Malus domestica chromosome 08, GDT2T_hap1 genome encodes the following:
- the LOC114826450 gene encoding uncharacterized protein, translated as MKDNDPPTLITIPSSTAIRKEASSSSSSSKTRVFLDKNGYKFWALAAILLLAFWSMFTGSVTLKWSTGNLSHLSDDLDIPTFDDLDILEVEEREKVVRHMWDLYTQTTSTSTSRLQRFWQEAFEAAYEHLTSDVAAVRDAAVSEIAKMSIRSIVLDPFPLQSTNTREMKKRSKKAEESKKATALRSSS; from the exons ATGAAGGACAACGATCCACCGACACTGATAACGATCCCATCATCAACGGCGATCAGGAAGGAAGCCTCATCGTCGTCATCATCCTCGAAAACCAGAGTCTTTCTCGACAAAAATGGCTACAAGTTCTGGGCTTTAGCGGCGATTCTTCTCCTCGCTTTCTGGTCCATGTTCACCGGCTCCGTCACCCTCAAATGGTCCACCGGCAACTTGTCCCACCTCTCCGACGACCTCGACATCCCGACCTTCGACGATCTCGACATTCTG GaggtggaggagagagagaaggtggtGAGGCACATGTGGGATTTGTACACGCAGACCACCAGCACCAGCACGAGTCGATTGCAGCGGTTTTGGCAGGAGGCTTTCGAGGCGGCGTACGAGCACTTGACCAGCGATGTTGCCGCCGTTCGAGACGCCGCCGTTTCGGAGATTGCCAAGATGTCCATCCGCTCCATCGTTCTTGATCCTTTTCCTCTTCAATCAACG AACACAAGAGAGATGAAGAAGAGATCGAAGAAAGCCGAGGAAAGCAAGAAGGCGACTGCATTACGAAGTAGCAGCTAG